The genomic stretch TTGCCAAGGCACTCAACTCCTGGAGAGAATGCACATGACACTTTTCCCAGGACTACCCATTGTATTGGTTAAGCTTTCTCAGGGGGCCCTTGGGCTAGTGCCCCTATTCCTCCCCCTTCTGCAAAGTGTACATACAGATCGAGTGGTGCATCTGGGCTCCACCTGGCAAGCGTGTTTGACGATATTTGTCGCTTGATAAAGTCAAGAGTGCTCATCGCTTCCGTTGTCAGAGTCTTTCGCTCCCATGGATTCTTTCCTTGCAGGAGATCGTACAGGGGGGCCATGGCTTCAGGAGGGATCAGAACAATGTTGCGAAGCCACTGTAGTGATCCCACCAACTGTTGCATATCATGGAGTGTCTTGATGTTCCGGTGGATCTTTCCTTGAGGGGGGGTCACGTAAGAGTTTGTGATTCCTACTCCCAAAAAACTTACATGTGAGCCCTTTTTGACCTTTGCGCTTGCAATTTCAAATCCATTCAACTTTAGAGTCTCTGAGACCATGGACACCAGCTGTTCTACCTGACTTCCTTATGATGTAGTGATCAGGATATCATCCATGTATTGAGTAATGGTCGCGGTTGGGTAGTTGCATCAAACTGGTGCCAGCGCCCAATCCACTGTAATTTGGCAAATAGTAGGCAAATTGATCATTCCTTGGGGCAACACTTTCCACTGGAAGCACAAGTTGGGGCATTGTATATTTGGAAACACAGTGGAAAAGGCAAACTGCTCCTTATCTTCCTTGTGCAGAGGCATCAAGAAGAAACAGTTTTTGATGTCAAGGATGGCACAAGGTTGTTCTTTTGGTATCATAGAGTTCATGGGCAGCATCATTTCAACAGGGCCCATTGGCTGGATTCTCGTTTACTTCACGCAAATCATGGAGAAGACAGAACCCCTCGCCGCTCCGTTTGGGTATTACAAAAACTGGGGTGTTGCATGGGTTAGTGGAGGGCTCTATGTGACCTCATTGTAATTCCCGTTCCACTAGCTCATCTGATTCCAGGAGATGATTCCTGGGTTTTGGCACCACTTGTCACCTTCTGTGGCATGGCAACCTGGTTCAGGAGCGGCACGGCAACCAATCCAAGGCCACTCGGGCCATCAGTTCACAGATGCCAATCTGGTGGATGGCAAATGGCATGTATTGATGGGTGGCACAGGATTATACAGCATGGGTTACAACATCACTTCCGTCTGCTTGCATCATAAGCTGAACACTATTGGCTATTCAGAGAGGGGCCCTATCTTTCCACACAGTGTGATATCTTTCGGCCGCCAGACCCTAGCTGCCTACACAGTGCCATCCTCCTTGGCAGGCTGATCACCATGGCAGCCATCCTCTTGCTGGGTGCAGCCACTCTCTATTCAGGGGATGAGTTGGTGACCTCAGAAGAAATGGCTGCACTTTGGTACCCTTTCTGTCCCAGCACGGGCAGCGAGTatgggcaggctgtggctgtggatcacgaGGCTGCATTTGGagtgtgtcctgctggggaAGATGTGGAGAGTGGCCATGGGGATCCCCTTCCCTTGCTCTGACACAGCCTGAACTATACAGTGGCGGAACTGGTGGTACCGAGCATGGGAGAGGCAGGTGTCTTGCCCTGCTTCCCAAGCACACTGCCTGGTTCTACACTGAGTAGCCAGCCAAGACTagaggcagtggcagctctggTGCCAAGGTCAAGCAGCAAGGCAAGCCACAAGTGTGCCTTGATGGTAGCGCGTCCTCTGGCCGCTGAGGCAGTGGTGAGGATGGATGCTCCTGGTCAGACAGTGATTCCTGTGAATGGCACTCATCCCGTAGAGGTTTTCTTCCCAATTCTGCCACCTGTTCCTCGTCCACCACCAGAACTCCTTCTCAGTTGTCTgttgagaaggtggagggagaagtgctgggaaaggttaaATCAATTTGAAGTAGACTGGGGAAGGAAGATAAGGGCATGGACTGGTGGTGTGGCAGGTTCACTTCTGAGTGTGCAGTTAGAGCAGAGGAACTGCAGGACGGAGCCCTCAGGGGTGGTGGAtggcctgggacaagagacaaGTGGATGCATGGGACTCCTGTAGATGCTGGAACTCATCTGTGACAGAGAGATAGTATTAATCTGTGACAAAGGGATCTTCACTCCTGCATGCATGAGAAGCAAACTGGAGCAACAGCTTGAAGAGAGGAAGTGAACTGGACTTAGTTGCCCCATTTgactgccccaggggtggagacaTGCCATTTGAGATGACTGTGGACTGAGACAGATTGTGCTGAGAAGGACTCTAAGAGAATCTGCAGTGAGAGATTGAGGCTTTGCAGTGGGCAGTTGCTTGGATGCATGGACTGCAAAGAGTTGAGTGAGAATGGCCTGGGACTGTCCATTACTTGATgttgagtgctgctgagcacaatgtAGATGGAAATGGAATTCCTTTGTTTGTGAAAAGGATTTGTTGGGAGAATTGCAtgggtgttttctgcctttgggtggggatacaacctgtccaaggggtggttattTTCTGGTGGGGGAATTCCAGGACATGCATGTTTGGTCAATGCAGGAAGGTGGTAAGATCAAGTGTGTTCTGCAAAGGAGTTTTGATTTGGACTGAGGCAGTTTGAGTTTAAAGTATGTACAAGTTGTTATTGAGGTTTTTTTAGACAGTGGATGTCATCTGAGAAGTCCATTGGATGAGAAGAGTTGTGCCCAGGATCTGAGCGACAGATGGGTTTGAAGAAAAGCAGTGGAACGATGCAGGATTTGGATGGCACTGTTCACTATGTAGACACTGTTTCTAGTTAGATGAGTAGTGTGATGAGcaggaattatgggattgacTACAGGGGTGGAaagtcccaggttgaggctatagggttaataAAGaattctggggactagaagattgtaattcaatcccataattctgctatctctttagaGACTcccaacaaggtcagttcgttctcccttcctcttcctcctgccctgtgtgtgtggcaggagccactttatcggGAACATATAAGCAGTAAGCCTCTTGGATGGAGGAGGCTTTGGAttggaggattggagcactggggaatgtAGATTTAGGATTTTTTTGGGATGGGTaaaacttcaagggggtttgccatggatggggaaattgctttgtaatgtctattgcTGTATTCTCCCTCTCTAAATACAATTCTGTATTTTGTCTCcagtttgatttgagagtttaatctctgtcagttctctttaaaaacccacaacagcagggcaggaggtgtttgttcctgctggagcccccagccgctgagaaatgcagctggaaaagaggagattttGGCTCAATCTGCTGGAAAGGCCTTCACGGGGGGGACACGCAATTACCCAAACAGACATGCGTGGGTCTATTTGTGCTTGTTCTGTAGCATGGGTTGGTCGCCAGTGTGGGTGCAGCAGTGGGAAGTGAAACTGCCTCTgctggtgaagctcttgccacagtcagagcaggtgaagggcttctcaccacTGTGGACACGACGGTGCTTGGTGAGGGTAGAGCTctgggtgaagctcttgccgcagtcagagcaggtgaagggcttctcaccacTGTGGACACGACGGTGCTGGGTGAGGGTAGAGTTctgggtgaagctcttgccacagtcagagcaggtgaagggcttctcaccacTGTGGACACGTCGGTGCTTGGTGAGGGTAGACCTCTGGGTGAAGCTCTTGCAGCAGTCAGagcaggtgaagggcttctcaccacTGTGGACACGACGGTGCTGGGTGAGGGTAGAGTTctgggtgaagctcttgccacagtcagagcaggtgaagggcttctcaccacTGTGGACACGACGGTGCTTGGCGAGGGTAGAGCTgtgggtgaagctcttgccacagtcccGGCAGCTGTAGGGTTTCTCACTGCTGTGGATGAGTCTGTGCTGAATGAACTCTGAGCTCGTAGTGAAGCTTTTGCCACACTCTGCACAGGGGTACAGGTGCTCTCTGGTGTGGGTGCGGCGGTGGATGGTGAGATTTGAGCTGCATTTGAAGGTCTTTCCACAGTCCCCACAGCTGAAGGACTTCTCAGTGCTGTGCACACTGCAGTGCCGAGTGAGGGCATACTTGCAAATGAAACTCTTGcagcagtcagcacagctgaaaggtCTCTCTCTGGTGTGGATTCGGCGGTGGACAATGAGGTATGAGTGCTCCGTGAATCTCTtgtcacagtcagcacagctgaagggcttctcgcccGTGTGGATTCGGCGGTGTCTAATGAGGTGTGAGCGCCTCATGAATCTCTtgtcacagtcagcacagctgaagggcttctcacccGTGTGGATTCGGCGGTGGACAATGAGCTCTGAGCGATATGTGAATCTCTtgtcacagtcagcacagctgaagggcttctcgcccGTGTGGCTTCGGCGGTGGACAATGAGGCTCGAGCACTGTGTGAATCTCTtgtcacagtcagcacagctgaagggcttctcgcccGTGTGGATTCGGCGGTGTCTAATGAGGCTCGAGCGCTGTGTGAATCTCTTGTCACAgtaagcacagctgaagggcttctcgcccGTGTGGATTCGGCGGTGTCTAATGAGGCTTGAGCGCCGAGTGAATCTCTtgtcacagtcagcacagctgaagggcttccCGCCCCTGTGGCTTCGGCGGTGGTTAATGAGCCTGGAGCGCACTGCAACACTCTGCCCACGATCAGGGCACTGAAGCAGCTGCTTGACTGGCACAGAGGGTGCTAACATCAACCTATCCTCTTCTTCATATTCTTCTTCCTTATCTTGGCCATCTTCACCCTGAATATCATCCTCATGCTCAACATCATCACAATCATCATTCCCCCAATCGTCATCCTCTGACTTGagatctttctcctcctctttcttcaaGCGGCACTTGGCCTGCTCCATCTTgctctctgggtgctgcttcttctcccagctctTCTCTGGGTCCTTCTCTGAGGCCATGCTAGTGGGGCACGAAGTCATTGCTCTTACCTAGGGAAGATGGAAGCACCTGACCTCAGCACCTcaaaccctgacatcctgccCGGGTCAATACAGCCTCTGACACTTGGCACCTCCCAACAACCAACATTCAGCTGAGGCAAAGAATGCAGAGTGGCCCTCAAACCACCAGATCTGCCATGTGGTGGGGGCAGATCTCCAATGCCTGTGTTGAGATCCCAGGTGCCGCTGCTTGGGGGGGCTGAGACACCCAGGTCCTTAACAAATGCTCCCAGCCCCCTGTATGACAGCCCCGGGCtgaaagacttggggctgtccaggctggagaagaggagtctcccaagcgaccttcttgtggcctgctaggatctgaagtgggctacaaatatctggggagggactttttagcttgtcagggagtgacaggactgggggggatgcagcaaagatggaggtggggagagtcagcctggaggtgaggaggaagttctgcagcatcacactggtgagaccccggAATAGGTTCCTCGGGGAgagggttgaggccccatccctggaagggtgtAAGAACAGGAtggatgagactgtgggcagcctgctctagggtagggtgtccctgcccatggcagggggcttggaactggatggtccttgtgctCTCTTCCAACACTGACCTATTCTATGAAGTCCTGCACATACATTTTTCAGCTGGGCCTTGATCCTGAGCGCTTTTTGAGGGGACAATGCCTAATTCCTGCCCGACCATTCCCAGGCCCTTCCCTCATTCACAGCACATCCATGGCCCTGCTGTCTTTGCAAGCTGCAGGGGTGGCCCAGGGGAACCTCCTCAGCTTCCACAACAGCAAGTGcaggctcctgcacctgggctgcaaCTAGCctcacaagcagcacagccttgagGAGAAGCCAACAAAAAGCaagcctgaggaaaaggacttgagggtgctgggggacaaggagctggacaggagcaggcagtgtgagactGCAGCAcacaaggccaatggcagcctgggctgcaacaacagcagatgcagagagcaGACTCTGACACAGTGCTGAcagctcacctgcactgctgcatccagccctggagctctcaacacagcaaggacatggatctgatggacagggtccagaggaggccatgagaatgatcaggggcttggaacagctcagctctgaggacaggctgaggaagctgagggtgttcagcctggagaagagaaggctccaggcagaccttccAGGGCTtcaaggggctacaagaaggctacagagagactgctcccaaaggcctgcagggacagcaggagggcagtagctgcaaagcagagcggAGGGAGATTGGATGgcaggaacaagctctgcatcaggaggctgctgcaacacctcaGGGTGCCCAATGAAGGAGTTGAGGTCCCAGCCCTGGATggattcaaggtgaggctcaacagggctctgggcagcctgatctaatgcaggatgtccctgctgactgcaggggcttggactcaatgacctctgcaggtcccttccaacccaaaccattctatggttccatgctTCTAAATGCAGcctccagggagaggcagaggaggaaacagagcagctgcaggaggactgcTTTCCTACAGGCCTGCCTTGGGCTGTgtagcaaagcagcaaggaaggccaaagccctcttgcaactgaagctggcaaaggaaggaaaacagaacaagaaaggcttcttcaaatccatcagcaggaaaaggaagaacagggaaggtgtgggggaaGTGCTGGACCAGGAGGCAGCCTGATaactgagggtgcagagaaagcagagctgctgaatgccttctggcCTTCACTCTTTACACCTCAGGCTGAACTCTCCTATGGACTCCAGAgtctggatgaaggagaggaagcctgcaggagggagtgctccccactggtcagtgcacactgggttagggatcagttatacAAAATAAATATTCACAAgaccatgggccctgatgagatgcacccaagggtgctgagacaacTGCCTGATGctattgctctgccactctccatcgtCTTTGCCAAATCAGGGCAGAcaagagaggtgcctgagggctgcagcagagccaatggcactgcaggcttcaaaaagggcaagaaagaagttccaggaaactacagaccaggcagcctcacctccagccctgcaaaaatgatggagcagctcctgctggaggtcAACTCAAGGCTCTTGGGAGAGAAGAAgcttatcaggagtagtcagcatggatttaccaaggggcagtCATGCTTCACTAACCTCAGAGTATTCTAAGATGCCAtcactgaatgggtagattcagggagagcagtggatggagtctgccttggccttagcaaggcctttgacaccatctcccatgacattttagtgagcaagctgaggcagtgtgggatggaagagcaggcagtgaggtggattaggaactggttgcaacaGAGAGTGCAGAGAGTGCTGAGCAATGGTGCCAGgatcagctggagagctgtgaccagtggtgtcccacagggatcagtgctggggacagtcctggtcaacatcttcatcaatgacactgatgagggcacagacagacagaggctgctcagcaagtttgctgctgacaccaagctggggggcttggctgagacagctgcaggctgtgctgccatccagagagacctgggcagactgagagctgggcacagaggaaccaggtgaagttcaacaaggacaagggcagagtcctgcatctggggaggaataacaaactgcatcagtacaggctgggaggtgatctgctggagagcagccccaaggagagggacctgggggtcctggtggctaacaagttatccatggcacagcaatgtgccctgctggccaagaaggacaatggcatcctggggtggattaggaagagtgtgtccagcagatcaagggaggttcacctccacctgtactctgccctgctgagacctcatcttgaatactgtgttcagttttgggctccccagttgaagagggacagggatctgctggttagagcccaagggagggctacgaggatgatgaggggactggagggcatggcctgtgaggagaggctgagggatctggggctgcttagtctggagaaaagaagactcagtGGGGActggataaatgtttataagtatctgaaggctgccaggagtgggggacaggctctgctcactgctccctgggacagcacaaggagcaatgggtgtaagctgcagcacaggaggttctgcctcaacacaagggggaacttctatACTCTTAGGGTCAATGAGCACAGGAACAGCCTCCCCACAGAGGTCCTgggctctccttctctggagactttcaaggcctctctagatgtgttcctctgtgatctgtgtcagacaggattgtcctgctctgccagggggattggactccaccatctctttgggtctcttccaacccctaacaccctctgagcctgtgacaaTGAAGAGGACAGGGCCAAGGAGGAGCAGAACAAGAAGAATGCTTAAAAAGCTTTCCAACTGCCtggaaaaacaacccaaatcccttcccagctcagcaGAAACTCACACAAATGCTTGGGCAGCTCGGAAAAGCTCTCAGCAGGGAACTCTGCAGTCACTTTCCAGGCTCACTCATGTCTTTGGCACTCTGCACAAAGGCTTCAAGAGCTTTGCAGCTGCCCTCAAcatgcccagcacagctctgtgcccacagaatgccaggcagcaagggaccccaaggacctGCTGCTCCCACCTTGCCAGCTGACACTGCACTTGCCATCAGCTGGACCAGCCCCTCACAAGATCACTCTTAAAGCTGCCCAGGCCAGGGGAATCCAACActgcccttgggagatgattccagggcCTGACTGTGAGGGGGAAAAGTTACCTTCTggcctgcagccttccagttcagctcagttccTGCACCAGCTactgcacagctgcctcttGAGCATCACAAACtctgaggcacagctgcaggccaaAGCAACTCTCCTGCAACTTCCAATGTGATAAAAGCTCCAATTTTACTTCCAGGGCAGGGGCcaagctccagcccagcccctccaaGCTCCCACCCAGCTTCACAACATTGCTTATTTACAGTTTCACTCCACtgaagctctgctcagtgcccagATCCAAGCatccacagaatgctttgggctggaagggaacccaAAGACatctccaaacccctgccatagccgGGGACACCTGCTAccggaccaggctgctcaaggcctcatccaaactggccctcaacacctccagcgctggggaatccaccacctccctgggcagcctgttccactcccTCAACACTCTTGCTgcaaacaaattcttcctcatctccaaccgaAGCCTCCCCTGCTACACtcccaggacatttcctctcccttccatcacctgacacaggcaagaagagaccaacctcacctcactgcaacctcctctcagggacagggcaatcagctctcccctcagcctcctcttctccacactcaacaccctcagctcccacagctgctcctcagcagccctcTTCTCTACAcccttccacagctttcttgtccttctctgcacctgctccaggccctcaacGACCTTCTTCCACTCACTGCCTCAACACTGACCCCAGCATTCAccctgtggcctcaccagggcccaggacaggggcacaatcctgcCCTGGCCTGGAtgcccacaccactgcaatTGCTGCACTCACTGTCACCAATCATTTCCTGCCTTTGACAGCTCAGCAGACAGCAAAGAGCACAACTGCAATttcttgctctgcttctcaaggtCCCCAAAGGAAACTTCAGGACTTCTTCCCAACAAAACCACTCAGGACAGGCTGCCCCCATTCAAATCAAACACTGCACTCAAATCAAAAGCAAGGCCTCAGCCACAAGCAGACTCTGGACATCTCATCCTGCTCTCAATGCTCCCTGCTCTTCTTCCACACACCATTTCTCCATCTCCACACCAacggcagcagggcacagtgctcctgacagcacagggaacaaaagctctgcacagctatcagcctgcaggcaaacagcaaaggCTCCACCTGACCTCACTCTCTTTGTGGGCAGGACACCTTGAGGGGAACTGAAAAGCAGCCTGAAAGCTGTCAGTAAATCTTTCTGCCTAAGGAGATGGAGCCTAACAACCCCCAGACACCCACTCTGCacatggctgcctcctgcctgctgcagcagggaaatgcaCTCAGGCTCAGCTTTAACAGCCTGTTGGGGCAAtcttcctcctgcccacagctgccagctcaaCTCACACCTTCCTGACACAAATCACTCCACATGTGCCTGACACACtccctccagggctccaaggccAGGCCACATGAGGCCTCAAGCAGACTGCTCCAGTGCAAGGTTGCCCTGCCCACAACTGGAGGATCCCTcaggtcccctccaagccaaaccattccatgactccagcATCAAACACAGGACACACAACACCCACAGAAACAGGCCTCACATGGACAAGCATTTGGCAGCTCCCTTTGCACAGACCCAGACCACCACTCATGCacaccaccagagcacactccAAGCACAAAGCTCTCTCCAACACCAGTGGCTGCCATtacagcagaacggagcagctcacactcctcagcagctttcagcagctccctcttctcccagtgCTCAGGACCATCCCTCCTGCCTCCATTCAActgccctcagctcccagctgcacacagcaaggctcagaagagagatgctcagcacaaagccactgcagcagagacagcacaggcactgcacacagcatttGACTTCTCAGCTGGGGACAAGATCTCAGCCTGCTCAGAAAGCACTCCATGacctctgcctgcacacctcagacactctggagcacagcaacaactttctcagcctggcacacacaggggaaacagagtccagcacagggtCGGGGGGACTGCCTCTGAGTCACCACCAGCA from Pogoniulus pusillus isolate bPogPus1 unplaced genomic scaffold, bPogPus1.pri scaffold_63_arrow_ctg1, whole genome shotgun sequence encodes the following:
- the LOC135174397 gene encoding zinc finger protein 271-like, translated to MASEKDLDKSWEENQCPESKMEQTKCSLKNEEKDLKTENDDEGNDDCDDVEYEDDVQGEDDHDEEEEYEEEIELLSAPSMPVKQLPQCPECGQSFKGHYRLIEHRRSHTGEKPFSCADCEKRFMRRSDLIVHRRTHTGEKPFSCADCDMRFTQRSTLIRHRRIHTGEKPFSCADCDMRFTQLSNLIVHRRTHTGERPFSCSDCDMRFTERSSLIRHRRIHTGEKPFSCADCSKSFTHKSALTQHGSVHTTEKSFSCGDCGKTFKRSSTLTIHRRMHTREHLYPCAECSKSFTTSSKLINHRRSHRGGKPFSCADCDKRFTRRSSLIRHRRIHTGEKPFSCAYCDKRFTQRSSLIRHRRIHTGEKPFSCADCDKRFTQCSSLIVHRRSHTGEKPFSCADCDKRFTYRSELIVHRRIHTGEKPFSCADCDKRFMRRSHLIRHRRIHTGEKPFSCADCDKRFTEHSYLIVHRRIHTRERPFSCADCCKSFICKYALTRHCSVHSTEKSFSCGDCGKTFKCSSNLTIHRRTHTREHLYPCAECGKSFTTSSEFIQHRLIHSSEKPYSCRDCGKSFTHSSTLAKHRRVHSGEKPFTCSDCGKSFTQNSTLTQHRRVHSGEKPFTCSDCCKSFTQRSTLTKHRRVHSGEKPFTCSDCGKSFTQNSTLTQHRRVHSGEKPFTCSDCGKSFTQSSTLTKHRRVHSGEKPFTCSDCGKSFTSRGSFTSHCCTHTGDQPMLQNKHK